From a single candidate division KSB1 bacterium genomic region:
- a CDS encoding 50S ribosomal protein L28 produces the protein MAKRCDICGKGPMVGNNVSHAHNTTKRRWLPNLKKIRAKIDGQVKRIRVCTQCIKSGRVVKAI, from the coding sequence ATGGCAAAAAGATGTGATATTTGTGGAAAAGGACCTATGGTCGGTAACAACGTGAGTCACGCTCACAATACGACCAAACGTCGTTGGCTGCCCAACTTGAAAAAGATTCGGGCTAAAATAGATGGACAGGTTAAAAGAATTCGCGTCTGCACCCAATGTATTAAAAGCGGGCGGGTAGTAAAAGCAATTTGA